The DNA window ACACCCTCGCGGCCATGGAGCGAAATCGATGAGCTGTTCCCCCACCGACCCGAGAGAAGGCCAGTCCGCTTCGCAGACGGTCCGCGCGCTGGTCGCCGGATGCAATGCGTCGTGCCCACGCTGCCATGCCAGGATCACCTCGGCGCAACTCCAGGAGATGTTTCCCAGGGCTCCTGCGGATCGCGTCGACACCGTGCGCGACGCCTTCAATGGCTGCTACGAGAATTTCGAGCTCATTCGCTGTCTACGCAAGGCTCACTTCTTTGCACAGGTCCTTGGTGAGTCGGGGAACGCTCTGAATCCAAGGACGGAGGACACGAGGTTTTCGAGACGAAACATCCAGAATCTCTGGCCCAGTCGCAACCTGCTCGGTCAATACCCCGATCTTGGCGCGCTCGTGGATGCGCCCCAGGAGACACGCGATGCCGAGGCGATTGCAAATCGGGTCTACGCAGGGCGTAACGGTAATGGTGACGTCGCGAGTGGTGATGGCTGGCGATTCCGCGGCCACGGCTACATCCAGATCACCGGGCGGGGAACGTTTCAAGGCGTCCAGAATACGATGAACTCACGGTATCCAGGCCACGGGCTGGACATCATGAACAACAGCGATCAGGTCAGTCAGCCGCGGGGGGGCATGATCTCGGCGATGGCCTACTGGTACTGGAAGGCGACGCTCAATCCCGAAGCGGACAAGGGCGACGCCAATTCCACGGTCGACGAGGTCACGCGTCTCGTACGTGGCGGCAGGGACAACGACATCAACGCCGAGCGTCGCGCGGCGTACCGGACGACCATGCGCACGTTCCGCACGCCAGACTGCCTCGATCGGGACAAGCCTTCGAGCGCGGCGCAGCGATGGTACCAGAGTGACGAGATCCCGCGCGCCAGCATCGGGTGATGTTGCGTCGCGCCGGGACCTGGCGCATCTCCGTGGCGTCGTCCTTTGACCCACCCCGCCCGAGCCAGCCACCATGGCGATCCCCCGCAACACCGACCGCACCCTGAGGAGCTTCGCCTTCCTCCTTCTCATCGTCGGTCTCTCGCTCGCCCTGGCTTGCGTGGTCTCCAACAGCGGACCGCATCCGTCGTTTCGTGAGCTCCACCTCGCCTCCTCCCGGGTCTTTAACGAGCTGCTCGCCAGCGGGCTCACCGTGGGGGTCAGCTTGCTGATGGTCTCGCCGATCGCGTTCCTCGTGCATCGGTACATCGATGTGCCCCAGCGTCGCGCCGAGGACAGTCGTGACGACACGGTGCCGACACGTCGTGCGGGGCGGGGCGATGAGCACCTGGCCATCGACTTCGGGGTCGCCGCTGCCGGCGGCATCGTCGGCGCCGGGGTGCTCGCGGGCTGGTTCCCCGACTGGTTCGGCGAGGAGGGCACCCTCGCGCAGGCCCTCTGCTTCGTCCTTCCCCTCGCGCTCCTGGCGGGGCTGCGCCAAGGGCACACCTGGGGGGCGCGCGCGCTCTTCGCGGTGGCCTTCGCGGTCGTCGGCCTCGGGTGCTTGCCTGCCACCGAGGTCTACCTCGGCGTGCGCCCCGATCCGGTGCTCACTGCGGAGTTCCTGCTCCCCGTGGCGATCGGTGGGCTCCCTGGTGGGCTGCTGGTGCTTCTCGTCCGGTGGTGGCTGGAGCGGGGAGGGGGCGCGGCGCGTTCGGCGGGGCCGTCGGCGGGGCCGTGAGGCGCGGGGCGAGCGTCCTCGCGCCACCATTCGAGAGCGCCGCGCTGCCTCGCCGAGGCGGTCATGTCCTGCGCGCACAGCCGCCCCCCGAGGCCGTCACGCCTTGCGCGCGAAGCGGACCTTCTGCACGCCTTCCATCATCTCCATCCCGAACTGGGCCGAGGTGAAGGTCGTCGGGGTCTCCTGGTTCGCGTTCGCCACCTTCGCCAGCGCGGCGTTGAACTGCGTGACGGAGACGACGCCGAGATCCTCGTCCTGCCAGGGGATGTCGATCGTGTCGAGCACGTCGCCCGTCGTCAGGTCACGCACCTGCTTGTGGAAGGCGAGCGGGGTGCCCGTGGGCTCCTCCAGCCCGTAGTGCAGCGTCTCCGGCTTCTGGTGGATGTCGACGGTCCCGAGCTCGCCCGCGAAGAGGCAGAGGAGCGTGTTCTCGGAGAGGCGCTCCATGCGCAGCAGCGGGAGCGCTTTGTCGGCTGCGGGCACGGCGTCCTCATCGTCGATCACCTCGCTGTAGCCCTCCACGAGCAGCCCGGGCCACCCCGAGACCACCTGCGAGCGCATGAAGAAGCCGCTCATCTTGCGGAAGGGGTGCTTCTGCGGCGTCTTCGCGTCGACCTTCCAGTCGCCGTCGGTGACCCGGCCGATGCTGAAGGCTCCGTCGAGCAGGCAATCCATCCACAGCGCGTCCACCGTGAAGAAGCGGATGGACTCGATGGGCAGGAGCCGCGCGTCGGGCACGAGGTAGCTGAAGGGGATGTACCTGAGCAGGCTCAGGTCGCGGAACCAGGCGGCGACGGGGCGCGGCGTGTCGGTGTTGATCGCCTGCGGCTTCAGCGGCAGGTGGGGGACGCGCTGCTTCCCTTGCTTGATCGCCTGGGCCTGGTTGCGCTTCCAGTCGTAGAGCGACAGCGAGACGCCCTGGTTCTTCAAGGTGAGCATGCGCCCGAGCTGCCAGGCCGCGGCGTACGAGACGTCGAACAGGCTGGTCGTCGTGTCGTAGCGCACGAGCTGATCGCCGCTCTGCACGGGCAGCCGGATCTCGTCCGGATCGGCGCCCGTGCCGCAGGGGCCGTGGTACCAGGAGACCGTCCTGTCGCCCCCCCGCATGCGGTGGCGGAGCGGGACGAACCCCGACTGGAGAAGGGA is part of the Chondromyces crocatus genome and encodes:
- a CDS encoding glycoside hydrolase family 19 protein: MRDAFNGCYENFELIRCLRKAHFFAQVLGESGNALNPRTEDTRFSRRNIQNLWPSRNLLGQYPDLGALVDAPQETRDAEAIANRVYAGRNGNGDVASGDGWRFRGHGYIQITGRGTFQGVQNTMNSRYPGHGLDIMNNSDQVSQPRGGMISAMAYWYWKATLNPEADKGDANSTVDEVTRLVRGGRDNDINAERRAAYRTTMRTFRTPDCLDRDKPSSAAQRWYQSDEIPRASIG